The Narcine bancroftii isolate sNarBan1 chromosome 6, sNarBan1.hap1, whole genome shotgun sequence genome window below encodes:
- the LOC138736084 gene encoding E3 ubiquitin-protein ligase rififylin-like isoform X2: MQDVDWFNIIFINYISCHQNYINQNLKYPKCAIEIGPWSCVKHVCVDCKKNFCTSCSVQSENSPKICHTCQRFRITDFHRGELMKLKVKELRDYLQLHEISMEMCREKSDLVDLVMGQQPSVPSSQVHIPLYRVDISNMHTGTTASTSHDAPPPYGATIPNSPGHSQEANMVNAEMPGGNLNELQLEDETESVDSEEVIVAGRHRASLSDLTCVEDIEALSVRQLKEILARNFVNYKGCCEKWELMERVTRLYNEQKDLQNQAVEFKTQDGGTGSSAIDENICKICMDSPIDCVLLECGHMVTCTKCGKRMSECPICRQFVIRAVHVFRS; this comes from the exons ATGCAAGATGTggactggttcaatataatttttatcaattatatctcatgtcaccaaaactacataaatcaaaatctgaaatatccaaAATGTGCTATTGAAATTGGACCCTGGTCGTGTGTAAAG CATGTATGTGTAGACTGTAAGAAGAATTTTTGTACGTCTTGTTCAGTCCAATCTGAAAATAGTCCTAAAATATGCCACACCTGCCAGAGATTTCGTATCACTGACTTCCACCGGGGAGAACTGATGAAATTGAAAGTAAAAGAATTGCGCGACTACTTGCAACTGCATGAAATTTCCATGGAGATGTGCCGAGAGAAATCGGATCTCGTAGACTTGGTAATGGGACAGCAACCATCTGTACCATCTAGTCAGGTGCATATTCCTCTCTACCGTGTGGATATATCAAACATGCACACAGGGACAACTGCATCTACCTCACATGATGCTCCCCCACCATATGGAGCAACCATCCCAAATAGCCCAGGACATTCTCAAGAGGCAAACATG GTGAATGCAGAAATGCCTGGAGGAAATCTGAATGAGTTACAACTTGAGGATGAGACTGAG TCTGTCGATTCAGAAGAGGTCATTGTCGCAGGCCGGCACAGAGCCTCTTTATCAGACTTGACCTGTGTGGAAGACATTGAAGCTCTCTCGGTGCGCCAGCTAAAAGAAATACTAGCACGAAACTTTGTAAATTACAAAGGGTGTTGTGAAAAATGGGAGTTAATGGAGAGAGTGACAAGGTTATACAATGAACAAAAAGACCTTCAGAATCAGG CTGTGGAATTCAAAACTCAAGATG GTGGGACGGGATCATCAGCTATTGATGAGAACATTTGTAAAATATGCATGGATTCTCCAATTGACTGTGTACTGCTTGAGTGCGGTCATATGGTCACGTGTACCAAGTGTGGAAAGCGCATGAGTGAATGCCCAATTTGTAGACAGTTTGTCATAAGAGCTGTGCATGTCTTCAGATCTTGA